A window of Microbacterium sp. BK668 genomic DNA:
ACTCGGGGTCGGCCGCGAACGCCTCGAGCCCCCGGAGGCGTTCGAGGTCGACCGTCCAGCCGGCGCCGAGGGCCTCGGTGATGAGGTCGGCGAGATCCGGGTTGGCGAGGCGGAGGAAGCGGCGCGGCGTCACTCCGTTGGTGACGTTGGTGAACTTGCCGGGGTAGAACTCGTCGAAGTCGGGCAGCACCTTGTCGCGCAGGAGCTGCGAGTGCAGCTCCGCGACGCCGTTGACCTTCGACCCCGCGACCGTCGCGAGATACGCCATGCGGACCGACCGGTAGGGGTGCTCGCCGATGATCGACATCGCGCGGATGCGGAGCTCGTCGTCGCCGAACCGCTCTCGCACCTCGGCGAGGAAGTCGTCGTTGATGCGGTAGATGATCTCGAGGTGGCGAGGGAGGAGACGGCCGAGGAGGTCGACGTCCCACACCTCGAGCGCTTCGGGGAGGAGCGTGTGGCAGGTGTACGCGAAGCACTCCTGCGTGATCTTCCACGCGGCATCCCAGTCCATCCTGCGCTCGTCGACGAGGACGCGCATGAGCTCCGGCACGGCGATCACGGGGTGGGTGTCGTTGAGCTGGAAGATGACGCGGTCGGGCAGCTTCGAGAGGTCGAAGTCCGCCGGGAGGATGTTGTCGAGGAAGTCGCCGATCGAGGCGGCCACGAAGAAGTACTGCTGCTGCAGCCGCAGCTCCTTGCCCTGAGGCGTCGAGTCCTCGGGGTACAGCACCTTCGAGATGTTCTCGGCGAAGGTCTGCGCCCGCACGGCCTCTTCGTAGTCGCCCGAGTTGAAGATGCGCAGGTCGAACGCGTCCGTCGCGACGGCGCTCCACAGGCGCAGGGTGTTGACGCGGCCGTTGTGGTAGCCCGGCACCATGTAGTTGTAGGGCACGGCCTGCACGTTCCAGCCCGGGACCCAGCGGCTGCGCTCGACGCCGTCGTCATCGTCGTAGGTCTCGGTGTGGCCGCCGAACGAGATGAGCTGCGCCGCCTCCGGGTGCGGGAACTCCCACGGCGAGCCGAGCGTGAGCCACGCGTCGGGCTGCTCCACCTGCTGGCCGTCGACGAAGGTCTGGCGGAAGATGCCGTACTCGTACCGGATGCCGTAGCCGATGCTCGGCACGCCGATCGTCGCAAGCGAGTCGATGAAGCACGCTGCCAGCCGCCCCAGGCCGCCGTTGCCCAGACCCGGCTCGACCTCCAGCTCGCGCAGGACGTCGATGCTGATGCCGCACTGCTGAAGCGCCTCCGTCGCGATGTCGGTGAGCCGCGTGGCGAGGAGGTTGTTGTCGAGCTGGCGCCCGAGGAGGTACTCGGCGGAGAGGTAGCAGACGCCCTTCGCCTGCAGCTCGCGCTGGCGCTCGCTGTCGTCGAGCCACCGCGCCATGAGATAGTCGCGCACGGTCACGGCCAGCGCGAGGTACTGGTCGTTGGTGCTGGACCTCGAGAGCGGGACGCCGATGTCGAAGTTCAGGTTGGTCAGGAACTGACGGACGAAGCCGTCGACGGTCACGGCCGGCGAGGTGACGGGCGCCAGAGCGAGGGGGTGCGTCGCTCCGAGCGGGTGCGGCGCGACGCGGGAGGCGTTCTTGTCTTCGTGCACGGTGGAACGCTACCCGCTGATCCTTCAAGTTCCGAACTCAGGGATCACCCGTGCATGAGAGTTTCCACGGCCGAAACATCGCGCCGGGACGCGCCCCGCGGACGTCTATGGTCGGACTGTGAAGCCGTTCGTCCTCCTCGCCACCCGGGCCGAAGACCTTCCGGCCGACGAGGAGTACGCGCTGTTCCTGCGCTATTCCGGGCTCGAGGAGCGGTCCCTCCGCCGCGTGCGGCTGGAGGCCGGCGCCATGCCCGACTTCGATCTCGACGAGCTGTCGGGCATCTTCGTCGGCGGCGGTCCCTTCAACGCCTCGGATCCCGCCGACAGCAAGTCGCCCGTGCAGCAGCGGGTCGAGGCCGAGTTCGCCGCACTC
This region includes:
- a CDS encoding glycogen/starch/alpha-glucan phosphorylase, which codes for MAPVTSPAVTVDGFVRQFLTNLNFDIGVPLSRSSTNDQYLALAVTVRDYLMARWLDDSERQRELQAKGVCYLSAEYLLGRQLDNNLLATRLTDIATEALQQCGISIDVLRELEVEPGLGNGGLGRLAACFIDSLATIGVPSIGYGIRYEYGIFRQTFVDGQQVEQPDAWLTLGSPWEFPHPEAAQLISFGGHTETYDDDDGVERSRWVPGWNVQAVPYNYMVPGYHNGRVNTLRLWSAVATDAFDLRIFNSGDYEEAVRAQTFAENISKVLYPEDSTPQGKELRLQQQYFFVAASIGDFLDNILPADFDLSKLPDRVIFQLNDTHPVIAVPELMRVLVDERRMDWDAAWKITQECFAYTCHTLLPEALEVWDVDLLGRLLPRHLEIIYRINDDFLAEVRERFGDDELRIRAMSIIGEHPYRSVRMAYLATVAGSKVNGVAELHSQLLRDKVLPDFDEFYPGKFTNVTNGVTPRRFLRLANPDLADLITEALGAGWTVDLERLRGLEAFAADPEFRERFAAVKAGNKKRLAEVLHERDGLALGDGHLIDVMVKRLHEYKRQMLKVLHIVTEYDKIVSGRVEASDITPRTFIFGAKAAPGYVMAKRIIHLINAVGEVVNADPRVEGQLKVLFPPNYNVTLAERVIPAADLSEQISLAGKEASGTGNMKFALNGALTIGTDDGANVEIRELVGDDNFFLFGMSEPEVEALWAKGYHPTEFYQGDENLRSAMDLIASGAFSGGDRTVFEPILSNLLYDDRFMVLADYSSYIKAQARVDEAYADQDAWTRSAILNVARTGFFSSDRSIRDYIDRIWHTPPVL